A window from Onychostoma macrolepis isolate SWU-2019 chromosome 07, ASM1243209v1, whole genome shotgun sequence encodes these proteins:
- the rxfp3.3a1 gene encoding relaxin-3 receptor 1 — MGNAEVVKSLDIMGDSNQSGVINRSISDRERFKSLEDIDVTADGSPVLRCLISITYSVVCVVGLIGNLLVFFFIRVRQERRTSKINFFILNLAVTDFQFVLTLPFWAVDTALDFSWPFGDAMCKIILSVTVMNMYASVFFLTAMSITRYWSVASALKDRSRQTSCSIRWVSVVLWSLATVATAPTSIFSTVTNVAGEKLCLLRFPDGQYWLAVYHLQKILIAFILPMAIVSISYLLLLRLIRQRSMKNNSKRRTQVTKSVTIVVLSFFLCWMPNHAITFWGVLVKFNAVYWDKSYYIVHTYVFPVTVCLAHANSCLNPLIYCLMRKEFRKKLKDLFLRV, encoded by the coding sequence ATGGGCAACGCAGAAGTAGTGAAATCGCTGGATATAATGGGAGACAGTAATCAGAGTGGTGTAATCAACAGATCAATCAGTGATCGCGAGCGCTTTAAAAGCCTGGAAGACATTGATGTGACCGCCGACGGGAGTCCGGTGTTGAGATGCTTGATCTCCATCACCTACTCGGTGGTTTGCGTCGTTGGTCTGATCGGGAACCTGTTGGTGTTCTTCTTTATTCGCGTGAGACAAGAGAGAcgcacatccaaaataaactttttcatCCTCAATTTGGCCGTAACGGATTTTCAGTTTGTGTTGACTTTGCCTTTCTGGGCCGTGGACACGGCGCTGGACTTCAGCTGGCCGTTTGGAGACGCCATGTGTAAGATCATCCTGTCGGTGACCGTGATGAACATGTACGCGAGCGTCTTCTTCCTGACCGCGATGAGCATCACTCGGTACTGGTCAGTGGCTTCAGCTCTGAAGGACCGCAGCAGACAGACCAGCTGCTCCATCAGGTGGGTCAGTGTCGTCCTGTGGTCTCTGGCCACCGTGGCCACCGCGCCAACGTCCATCTTCTCCACGGTCACCAACGTGGCCGGCGAAAAACTTTGTTTGTTGCGGTTCCCCGACGGACAGTATTGGTTGGCAGTCTATCATCTCCAGAAAATACTGATCGCTTTTATTTTGCCCATGGCGATAGTGTCCATCAGTTATCTGCTGCTCTTGAGGCTCATCCGACAGCGGAGCATGAAGAACAACTCGAAACGAAGAACGCAAGTCACAAAGTCCGTCACCATCGTGGTCTTGTCGTTCTTCCTCTGCTGGATGCCCAATCATGCCATAACGTTTTGGGGCGTGCTGGTGAAATTCAATGCTGTGTATTGGGATAAGTCGTACTATATCGTTCATACCTATGTGTTTCCGGTGACCGTGTGCCTGGCGCACGCGAACAGCTGTTTGAACCCACTTATTTACTGTCTTATGCGTAAAGAGTTCAGGAAAAAACTGAAGGACCTGTTTCTCCGAGTTTGA